One Nitrospira sp. DNA window includes the following coding sequences:
- a CDS encoding ComF family protein, translating to MVLDILRQASRLLLPSDCTACGKPLTDDPTPFFCRRCWKLVRPLQGPSCPRCHRPYASPAATLYSPTHECHDCRTSAPHYSQAWAAYAYCPPLQDAIALFKYRGKVALADSLGTLLAQALPRNLDVDQLMPVPLHPHRLRRREFNQSLLLADHIAPILRRPVSFRNLMRILDTDPQTTLPRSARLHNLRKAFALRLPREVEGKRILLIDDVFTTGVTANECARTLREAGAADVAVLALARSVDAGMVPDAALPPSAFHRQPELRV from the coding sequence ATGGTCCTCGACATCCTCCGACAGGCTTCACGGCTGTTGCTCCCGTCAGACTGCACCGCCTGCGGGAAGCCCCTCACCGATGATCCGACACCGTTTTTCTGTCGTCGATGTTGGAAACTGGTTCGACCACTCCAAGGGCCGTCCTGCCCGCGCTGTCACCGTCCCTACGCATCGCCTGCCGCAACTCTATACAGTCCGACCCATGAATGTCATGACTGCCGCACCAGTGCGCCGCATTACAGCCAGGCCTGGGCTGCCTATGCCTATTGCCCGCCGCTGCAGGATGCCATTGCCCTCTTTAAATACCGAGGAAAGGTAGCGCTGGCTGATTCACTGGGAACACTGCTCGCCCAAGCCCTGCCTCGGAACTTGGATGTGGACCAGCTCATGCCGGTCCCTCTCCACCCCCATCGCCTCCGCCGCAGGGAATTCAATCAGTCCCTGCTCCTCGCCGACCACATCGCTCCCATCCTTCGGAGGCCTGTATCCTTTCGGAACCTGATGCGCATCCTCGATACCGATCCACAAACCACGCTCCCGCGCTCGGCCCGCCTGCACAATCTTCGCAAGGCGTTTGCCCTGCGCCTGCCCCGTGAGGTCGAGGGTAAACGCATCCTCCTGATCGATGATGTTTTCACCACCGGGGTGACGGCCAACGAATGCGCCAGGACCCTGCGTGAAGCCGGCGCTGCAGACGTCGCAGTCCTCGCGCTCGCCCGTTCGGTTGACGCCGGCATGGTGCCGGATGCCGCTCTTCCGCCGTCGGCCTTTCACCGGCAACCGGAGCTGAGGGTGTAA
- a CDS encoding Dihydroorotate dehydrogenase (fumarate), whose amino-acid sequence MDLSVTIAGVTFPNCFMNASGALCVTREELLALGRSRAGAIVTKSMTLEPRIGNPEPRYFGFPGGSINSMGLPNLGYRAYAELIPELKRFGKPVIASIAGLCEDDFLTMARTIDQARPDLIEVNLSCPNIPGKPQIAYDPADSERLLKLVRPLITVPMGVKLPPYFDPAHHAVMAEVIRRNGVDYLNLINSVGNGLVVDPQRATPVIKPKGGFGGLGGWLIKPVALANVRAFWKLLEGRIPIIGTGGVMQGVDAFEHLLCGATAVQVGTALVEEGLTVFERLECELTEELKRRGMQSLQECRGTLKEL is encoded by the coding sequence ATGGATCTCAGCGTCACCATTGCCGGAGTCACATTCCCAAATTGTTTCATGAACGCATCAGGGGCGCTCTGTGTGACCCGTGAAGAATTGCTTGCGCTCGGCCGCTCCCGCGCCGGCGCCATCGTCACCAAGTCGATGACGTTGGAGCCACGGATCGGGAACCCCGAACCGCGTTACTTTGGCTTTCCCGGCGGGTCGATCAATTCGATGGGGCTTCCCAATCTCGGCTATCGAGCCTATGCGGAACTCATTCCTGAACTTAAACGGTTTGGAAAGCCGGTGATCGCCAGTATTGCTGGCCTCTGTGAGGACGACTTCCTCACCATGGCACGGACCATCGATCAGGCGCGGCCTGATCTGATCGAGGTCAATCTGTCCTGTCCGAATATTCCTGGTAAACCCCAGATCGCCTACGATCCTGCCGACTCGGAGCGGCTCCTCAAGTTGGTGAGGCCCCTCATTACCGTTCCGATGGGGGTGAAACTGCCGCCCTATTTCGATCCGGCTCACCATGCAGTCATGGCCGAGGTCATACGGCGCAACGGGGTGGATTATCTCAATCTGATCAATTCCGTCGGCAACGGCCTCGTCGTGGATCCTCAGCGCGCCACGCCGGTCATCAAGCCGAAGGGGGGCTTCGGAGGGTTGGGAGGCTGGTTGATCAAACCGGTCGCGCTGGCCAATGTAAGGGCATTTTGGAAGTTGCTCGAGGGACGTATTCCCATCATCGGAACCGGCGGGGTCATGCAGGGAGTTGATGCGTTCGAGCACCTGCTCTGCGGTGCAACGGCCGTTCAGGTGGGTACGGCGCTGGTTGAGGAGGGACTGACGGTATTTGAGCGGCTGGAGTGTGAATTGACGGAAGAACTTAAAAGGCGGGGCATGCAGTCCCTTCAGGAATGCCGGGGGACCTTGAAGGAACTGTAA
- a CDS encoding ABC transporter related produces MVYDHSTCIRATPRGPVDQAITGCRAFHDTSGRLFPIMQNPAQTVVTVRNLSKEYRRGQTVVRALQDVTLDVKAGDFCAFVGPSGCGKSTLLNLIGGLDRPTSGMIAIESRPVTHASAMEWTSLRRELIGIVFQAFHLIPGLTVAENVALPLLLKGEQGTAVAERVDEVLRAVNMDRRRSHRPSELSGGEQQRVAIARAIVHRPRLILADEPTGNLDSKQGADIVGLFRALPQRFGHSVLLVTHSEAAAATADYVWHMRDGRLVNCVRQGV; encoded by the coding sequence ATGGTATACGACCATTCCACCTGTATCAGGGCGACTCCGCGTGGTCCTGTGGATCAGGCTATCACCGGCTGCAGGGCGTTCCACGATACTTCAGGCCGCCTCTTCCCAATCATGCAAAATCCTGCCCAGACGGTGGTGACCGTGCGGAATCTCTCGAAAGAGTACCGCCGCGGCCAAACTGTGGTGCGGGCATTGCAGGATGTCACGCTTGATGTGAAGGCGGGGGACTTCTGTGCGTTCGTGGGGCCCAGCGGCTGTGGAAAGAGCACCCTTCTCAATTTGATCGGGGGGCTGGATCGGCCCACCTCCGGGATGATTGCGATCGAAAGTCGACCCGTGACCCATGCGAGCGCCATGGAGTGGACCAGTCTGCGGCGTGAATTGATCGGGATCGTCTTTCAAGCCTTTCATCTGATTCCAGGCTTGACCGTCGCGGAGAACGTCGCATTGCCTCTGTTGCTCAAAGGCGAGCAAGGAACCGCGGTCGCCGAGCGGGTCGATGAAGTGTTGCGGGCCGTGAATATGGATCGGCGCCGGTCACATCGACCGAGCGAGCTGTCGGGCGGGGAACAGCAGCGAGTCGCCATCGCCCGCGCGATCGTGCATCGACCCCGGCTGATCCTGGCCGATGAACCGACGGGGAACCTCGATTCCAAACAGGGTGCCGACATCGTCGGATTGTTCCGTGCGCTTCCGCAACGGTTCGGCCACTCGGTCTTGCTGGTGACCCATAGCGAGGCCGCGGCGGCGACGGCCGACTACGTTTGGCACATGCGGGACGGCCGGTTGGTGAATTGTGTCAGGCAGGGGGTTTAG